The following proteins are encoded in a genomic region of Streptomyces collinus Tu 365:
- a CDS encoding DUF4097 family beta strand repeat-containing protein has translation MSQKITSIRIDSRNGGVEVDASGDVSTVTVHRKVDYRGDKRSGTSFSVANGVLTLAGCGDDCGVDYVVKVPAGLPVTGGTTNGGVTLKGVGAVDVHSSNGEIAVDDARGPVKLRTSNGDVHVKNAKGGGVDTQTSNGEVTIEADTPQNIKARTTSGGLTVTAPPADYAISAHDTNGDKKVGFKNDPSGRYRLDLSTTNGDLTVKSAG, from the coding sequence GTGTCCCAGAAGATCACCTCGATCCGTATCGACAGCAGGAACGGCGGGGTGGAGGTGGACGCCTCGGGGGACGTCTCGACGGTTACCGTCCACCGCAAGGTCGACTACCGCGGTGACAAGCGGAGCGGCACCTCGTTCAGTGTCGCGAACGGCGTTCTGACGCTGGCCGGCTGCGGCGACGACTGCGGCGTCGATTACGTCGTCAAGGTGCCCGCGGGACTTCCGGTGACCGGGGGCACGACCAACGGTGGCGTCACGCTGAAGGGTGTCGGCGCGGTCGACGTGCACTCGAGCAACGGCGAGATCGCGGTGGACGATGCCAGGGGACCGGTGAAGCTGCGCACGTCCAACGGCGACGTCCACGTCAAGAACGCCAAAGGCGGAGGCGTGGACACGCAGACGTCGAACGGCGAGGTGACGATCGAGGCGGACACTCCGCAGAACATCAAGGCCCGCACGACCAGCGGCGGCCTCACGGTCACGGCCCCGCCGGCCGACTACGCGATCTCGGCGCACGACACCAACGGCGACAAGAAGGTGGGGTTCAAGAACGACCCGTCGGGCAGGTACCGCTTGGACCTGTCCACGACGAACGGTGACCTGACCGTGAAGTCGGCGGGCTAG
- a CDS encoding MFS transporter, whose protein sequence is MTPGAGTTKSSAAGARVVLLTLAAGQFLMALDSSVMNVSIAAVAVDVGTTVTGIQGAITAYTLVMAMFMIPGGKVGALLGRRRGFMIGCCIYGCGSLTTALAPNLGVLLVGWSFLEGIGAVLILPAVVALVAGNFAVERRAAAYGLVAAAGAVAIALGPLIGGFATTYLSWRWVFAGEVLVVVGILFLARRLTDVPSGERPHIDFVGTGLSALGLGTFVFGVLRSDEWGWFRPKADAPSWLGVSLVVWLMLTGVLLIWFFTAWEGRLVAQRREPLLDPALLHNKQLTGGLTMFFFQYLVMMGVFFVVPLYLSVALGLSALATGGRLLPLSLTLVAAATLIPRLLPDISPRRVVRLGIVAILAGAVLLMAALDTGAGAEIVTVPLLLIGLGLGALASQLGSVTVSAVPDEQSADVGGVQNAVTNLGSSIGTALAGSILLAVLTSSFLTHIADNPAVPARVKNEAAIKLQSGATFLSDAQLKTALDEAGTSQKVAQAALEANADARLDGLRAALAILAFTSVLAMYFTARLPTAQPRSGGDLQSVG, encoded by the coding sequence ATGACTCCCGGAGCCGGCACGACCAAGAGCTCGGCAGCAGGAGCGCGGGTCGTTCTGCTGACACTTGCTGCCGGCCAGTTCCTGATGGCGCTCGACAGTTCCGTCATGAACGTTTCAATCGCTGCGGTCGCCGTAGACGTCGGCACGACCGTGACCGGGATTCAAGGCGCCATCACGGCGTACACACTCGTGATGGCGATGTTCATGATTCCCGGCGGCAAGGTCGGAGCGTTGCTCGGCCGAAGGCGGGGTTTCATGATCGGCTGCTGTATCTACGGATGCGGCTCCCTCACCACCGCTCTCGCGCCGAATCTGGGCGTGCTGCTGGTCGGCTGGTCGTTCCTCGAAGGAATCGGGGCTGTGCTCATCCTGCCCGCGGTCGTAGCGCTGGTAGCCGGCAACTTCGCCGTGGAACGACGGGCGGCCGCCTATGGACTGGTCGCGGCCGCGGGTGCCGTGGCGATCGCGCTCGGGCCGCTCATCGGAGGCTTCGCAACCACCTACCTTTCCTGGCGATGGGTGTTCGCCGGTGAGGTCCTGGTCGTGGTCGGCATCCTGTTCCTCGCTCGCCGTCTCACCGACGTGCCGAGCGGCGAGCGTCCGCACATCGACTTCGTCGGCACCGGGCTGTCCGCGCTCGGGCTCGGCACCTTTGTCTTCGGTGTGCTCCGCTCCGACGAATGGGGCTGGTTCAGGCCGAAGGCCGACGCCCCGTCGTGGCTGGGAGTCTCGCTCGTCGTGTGGCTGATGCTGACGGGCGTGCTCTTGATCTGGTTCTTCACCGCGTGGGAGGGCCGCCTCGTGGCACAGCGCCGGGAACCGCTCCTCGACCCGGCCCTGCTGCACAACAAGCAGCTCACCGGCGGTTTGACCATGTTCTTCTTCCAGTACCTCGTCATGATGGGCGTGTTCTTCGTCGTACCGCTGTACCTGTCGGTCGCTCTGGGCCTGTCCGCGCTCGCGACCGGCGGACGACTTCTACCGCTGTCGCTGACGTTGGTGGCAGCCGCAACCCTCATCCCACGTCTCCTCCCCGACATCTCACCGAGGCGGGTGGTCCGGCTCGGGATCGTCGCGATCCTCGCCGGCGCGGTGCTCCTCATGGCCGCCCTCGACACGGGCGCGGGAGCGGAGATCGTCACAGTTCCTCTCCTGCTCATCGGGCTCGGCTTGGGTGCGCTGGCGTCCCAGCTCGGCTCCGTCACCGTCTCCGCGGTGCCGGACGAACAGAGCGCAGACGTCGGTGGTGTGCAGAACGCCGTCACCAACCTCGGCTCCTCCATCGGCACGGCTCTGGCGGGGTCGATCCTGCTCGCCGTACTCACCTCCTCGTTCCTGACCCACATCGCGGACAATCCGGCCGTCCCGGCCAGGGTGAAGAACGAAGCGGCGATCAAACTCCAGAGTGGGGCGACCTTTCTGTCGGACGCCCAGCTCAAGACCGCTCTCGATGAAGCGGGCACGAGCCAGAAGGTGGCCCAGGCAGCGCTGGAGGCCAACGCCGACGCCAGGTTGGACGGCCTGCGCGCCGCGCTCGCCATCCTGGCCTTCACCTCCGTCCTGGCGATGTACTTCACCGCGAGGCTCCCAACCGCCCAGCCCCGCTCCGGTGGAGACCTGCAGTCGGTCGGGTGA
- a CDS encoding alpha/beta fold hydrolase codes for MPELRRVLANGVELNVALCGSGPAVLLLHGFPHTWELWTDVMADLSGRYRVIAPDLRGFGASGRAASGYDAGTLAEDAAALLAALGVSSATVVGIDAGTAPAFLLALRHPGLVRRLVVMESLLGRLPGAEDFLAEGPPWWFGFHSAAPSLAETVLEGHEAAYVDWFLSAGTLGDGVRPALRDAFVRAYTGRQALSCAFSYYRALPKSAVQIEQAVATARLTVPTMALGARPVGAALERQLRPVTDDLTGHVIDDCGHIIPLHRPHALLALLHPFLAGEDAKAA; via the coding sequence ATGCCCGAGTTGCGACGCGTCCTCGCCAACGGTGTCGAACTGAATGTCGCCCTCTGCGGATCGGGCCCGGCTGTCCTGCTGCTGCACGGCTTCCCGCATACCTGGGAGCTGTGGACGGACGTCATGGCCGATCTGTCCGGCCGCTACCGCGTCATCGCTCCGGACCTGCGAGGGTTCGGCGCGAGCGGCCGCGCCGCCTCCGGGTACGACGCGGGCACCCTGGCCGAGGACGCCGCGGCGCTTCTCGCCGCGCTCGGCGTGTCCTCGGCCACTGTGGTGGGCATCGACGCGGGCACCGCGCCGGCCTTCCTCCTCGCTCTGCGCCACCCCGGTCTCGTCCGGCGCCTGGTCGTCATGGAGTCCCTGCTGGGCAGGCTTCCTGGAGCCGAGGACTTCCTCGCCGAGGGGCCCCCGTGGTGGTTCGGCTTCCACTCCGCCGCGCCCAGCCTCGCCGAGACCGTGTTGGAGGGCCACGAGGCCGCCTACGTCGACTGGTTTCTGAGCGCCGGCACACTCGGCGACGGGGTGCGCCCGGCCCTCCGGGACGCGTTCGTCCGCGCATACACCGGCCGCCAGGCGTTGAGCTGCGCGTTCTCGTACTACCGGGCCCTGCCCAAGAGCGCGGTACAGATTGAACAGGCGGTCGCCACTGCCCGCCTGACGGTGCCCACGATGGCGCTGGGCGCCCGGCCGGTCGGTGCCGCGCTGGAACGCCAACTCCGCCCGGTCACCGACGATCTCACCGGACACGTCATCGATGACTGCGGCCACATCATCCCGCTGCACCGGCCGCACGCCCTGCTCGCGCTGCTGCATCCGTTCCTGGCCGGTGAGGACGCGAAAGCAGCGTGA
- a CDS encoding winged helix-turn-helix transcriptional regulator — MTTSRPGGRDQRPGERGDLLDPRCPTRRLLDRIGTKWTSMVVKVLAEEAPGELRFADLRRRVPGISQKMLSVTLRSLVRDGLVARRVEPTVPPAVHYRLTELGLSLEGPLSALRVWAETHMPEIDRSNRLADEAPSSPT; from the coding sequence GTGACCACGTCGAGGCCCGGCGGACGTGACCAGCGCCCCGGTGAGCGCGGGGACCTGCTGGATCCGCGCTGTCCGACCCGCCGGTTGCTCGACCGTATCGGCACCAAGTGGACGTCGATGGTGGTCAAGGTGCTGGCGGAGGAGGCTCCGGGCGAGCTGCGTTTCGCGGATCTGCGGCGCCGTGTCCCGGGCATCTCACAGAAGATGCTGTCCGTCACCCTGCGGAGTCTGGTCCGCGATGGTCTGGTCGCGCGCCGCGTGGAACCCACCGTGCCGCCCGCCGTCCACTACCGGCTCACCGAGCTCGGCCTGTCCCTCGAAGGACCGCTCTCCGCCCTGCGGGTCTGGGCTGAGACGCACATGCCCGAGATCGACCGCAGCAACCGGCTCGCCGACGAGGCACCCTCATCCCCCACTTAG
- a CDS encoding MFS transporter — translation MEFHTPAQTSAPTVEATLPAPGAFPSVWPVPRGYAWTVFALSFGLLLSDYMSRQVLNAVFPMLKSEWLLSDAALGSLSSIVALAVGVLTFPMSLMADRWGRVRCLLFAATLWSIATVGCAMSADYGQMFVARLFVGIGEAAYGSVGIAVVLSIFPVALRATLSGTFIAGGAFGAVLGVSIGGAVAQAAGWRWAFAVMGIFGLVLAAVYGVVVKERRLVRVADSAEDPSDAAGASAAGSRDAPPAPANVPLRAHLPRLFSSVSVISAYVGSGLQLFVAATLLSWLPSYFNRYYHLTTAQSGSAAGGYALIIGVGMILGGVVSDRISAGVSIRKWAVAVGCSLGSLVLLTVAFQLPDGPVQLGALAFGALLSAGSAGPAAAMVANLTPASVAATAFGTLTLANSLLGLAPGPALTGVLADHVGLLGALRVVPLVAIAATAAFLVGRHWYERDLLRVGGLAAPAAESEPPAERPS, via the coding sequence ATGGAGTTTCACACCCCTGCGCAGACCTCGGCTCCCACCGTGGAGGCGACCCTCCCGGCCCCAGGGGCCTTCCCCTCGGTGTGGCCCGTTCCCCGGGGCTACGCCTGGACGGTCTTCGCGCTCAGCTTCGGCCTGCTGCTGTCGGACTACATGTCCCGGCAGGTTCTCAACGCCGTCTTCCCGATGCTCAAGTCCGAGTGGCTGTTGTCGGACGCCGCCCTCGGGTCGCTCAGCAGCATCGTGGCGCTGGCGGTCGGCGTGCTGACCTTCCCGATGTCCCTCATGGCCGACCGGTGGGGGCGGGTGCGCTGTCTGCTGTTCGCCGCCACGCTCTGGTCCATCGCCACCGTCGGATGCGCGATGTCGGCGGACTACGGCCAGATGTTCGTGGCCCGTCTCTTCGTCGGCATCGGCGAGGCGGCCTACGGCAGCGTCGGGATCGCCGTGGTGCTGAGCATCTTCCCCGTCGCCCTGCGGGCCACCCTCTCCGGCACCTTCATCGCGGGCGGTGCGTTCGGGGCCGTGCTCGGCGTCTCCATCGGTGGCGCTGTGGCCCAGGCGGCCGGCTGGCGTTGGGCGTTCGCCGTCATGGGCATCTTCGGCCTGGTGCTCGCCGCGGTCTACGGCGTCGTCGTCAAGGAGCGCAGGCTCGTGCGGGTCGCGGACTCCGCCGAGGATCCGTCGGATGCCGCCGGGGCGAGCGCCGCCGGATCGCGGGACGCGCCCCCGGCACCGGCGAACGTGCCGCTGCGCGCGCACCTGCCGCGGCTGTTCTCCTCCGTCTCCGTCATCAGCGCCTACGTCGGCAGCGGACTGCAGCTGTTCGTCGCCGCCACGCTGCTGTCCTGGCTGCCGAGCTACTTCAACCGCTACTACCACCTCACGACCGCCCAGTCGGGCAGCGCGGCCGGCGGCTACGCGCTGATCATCGGCGTAGGCATGATCCTCGGCGGTGTCGTATCCGACCGGATCAGCGCGGGCGTCTCCATCCGCAAGTGGGCCGTCGCCGTCGGGTGCAGCCTCGGCTCGCTGGTGCTGCTCACGGTGGCTTTTCAACTCCCCGACGGACCGGTTCAGTTGGGCGCGCTGGCGTTCGGCGCGCTGCTGTCGGCCGGGTCTGCGGGCCCCGCGGCGGCCATGGTGGCGAACCTGACCCCCGCGTCCGTCGCCGCGACCGCCTTCGGCACCCTCACCCTGGCCAACAGCCTGCTCGGCCTGGCGCCCGGACCGGCGCTGACCGGCGTGCTGGCGGACCACGTCGGCCTGCTGGGCGCCCTGCGCGTGGTGCCCCTCGTCGCGATCGCGGCGACGGCGGCCTTCCTGGTCGGACGGCACTGGTACGAGCGCGACCTGCTCCGCGTCGGCGGCCTCGCGGCACCGGCGGCGGAGTCCGAACCCCCCGCGGAGAGGCCCTCATGA
- a CDS encoding TauD/TfdA dioxygenase family protein: MTDILSPSGHAPGRARARQGARCTSIEVERLTCAIGAELRGVNIADAVRDDDLFAEIKSLLLEHRVLFLRDQDLSRAEHVAFASRFGALEDHPVAGSDPDHPGLVRIYKELDSAPEHYENALHTDGTWRVNPSMGAVLHCVESPPVGGDTIWVDMVAAYDRLPAHVKAQIAGLRARHSIEASFGAVMPEEKRIALHEQYPDAEHPVVRTHPETGEKILFVNAFTTHFTNFHTPANVRFGQDYAPGASHLLSYLISQAAVPEYQVRWRWTPGSVAIWDNRSTQHYAVQDYWPGVRKMERAGIVGDKPF; the protein is encoded by the coding sequence ATGACAGACATCCTTTCGCCGTCCGGCCACGCCCCGGGGCGGGCGCGGGCGCGCCAGGGCGCCCGATGCACCTCGATCGAGGTCGAGCGGCTGACCTGCGCCATCGGCGCCGAACTGCGCGGTGTGAACATCGCCGACGCCGTCCGTGACGACGACCTGTTCGCCGAGATCAAGAGCCTGCTGCTGGAGCACCGCGTGCTGTTCCTGCGGGACCAGGACCTCTCGCGCGCCGAGCATGTCGCCTTCGCGTCGCGCTTCGGCGCGCTGGAGGACCACCCCGTCGCCGGCAGCGACCCCGACCACCCCGGCCTGGTCCGCATCTACAAGGAGCTGGACAGCGCGCCGGAGCACTACGAGAACGCCCTCCACACGGACGGTACCTGGCGGGTGAACCCGTCGATGGGCGCCGTGCTGCACTGCGTCGAGTCGCCCCCGGTAGGCGGCGACACCATCTGGGTCGACATGGTGGCGGCGTACGACAGGCTGCCCGCCCACGTGAAGGCGCAGATCGCGGGGTTGCGGGCCCGGCACAGCATCGAGGCCAGCTTCGGCGCGGTCATGCCCGAGGAGAAGCGGATCGCGCTCCACGAGCAGTACCCGGACGCCGAGCACCCGGTGGTGCGGACGCACCCCGAGACCGGGGAGAAGATCCTCTTCGTCAACGCCTTCACCACGCACTTCACCAACTTCCACACCCCGGCGAACGTCCGGTTCGGCCAGGACTACGCGCCCGGCGCGAGCCACTTGCTCAGCTACCTGATCAGCCAGGCCGCCGTCCCCGAGTACCAGGTGCGCTGGCGCTGGACCCCCGGTTCCGTAGCCATCTGGGACAACCGGTCGACCCAGCACTACGCCGTACAGGACTACTGGCCCGGCGTCCGCAAGATGGAGCGCGCCGGGATCGTGGGCGACAAACCCTTCTGA
- a CDS encoding quinone oxidoreductase family protein, translating to MAHAVRFHETGGPDVLSWEEVTVGEPGPGEVRVRHEAVGLNFADTYFRTGLYPVRLPEGMGVEAAGVVEAVGEGVTGVAAGDRVTYTGSPLGAYSTERIMPASHLIVLPRQISCETAAAMTMRGLTAAYLLRRIHTLKSGDTVLLHAAAGGVGLILSQWAALLGIRVIGTVSSEEKAELALAHGCEHVIRYRHEDVAERVRELTGGAGVPVVFDSIGKDTFAGSLASLARRGLLVCFGTASGPVPPIDAMRLALAGSVFVTRPALADYIADPAERAALAGELFEHVVAGRIRIEINQRYDLKDAEQAHRDLESGRTTGSSVFVL from the coding sequence GTGGCACATGCCGTCCGCTTCCACGAAACCGGTGGCCCCGACGTCCTCAGCTGGGAGGAGGTGACCGTCGGCGAGCCCGGCCCCGGTGAGGTGCGCGTGCGGCACGAGGCCGTCGGGCTCAACTTCGCCGACACCTACTTCCGCACCGGCCTGTACCCGGTCCGGCTGCCCGAGGGCATGGGCGTCGAGGCCGCCGGCGTGGTGGAGGCGGTCGGCGAGGGCGTCACCGGCGTCGCCGCGGGCGATCGCGTCACGTACACCGGAAGTCCGCTCGGTGCCTACAGCACGGAGCGGATCATGCCCGCCTCGCACCTGATCGTGCTGCCCCGGCAGATCAGTTGCGAGACGGCGGCCGCGATGACCATGCGCGGCCTGACGGCGGCCTATCTGCTGCGCAGGATCCACACGCTGAAGTCAGGCGACACCGTGCTGCTGCACGCGGCGGCGGGCGGGGTGGGCCTGATCCTGAGCCAGTGGGCCGCACTGCTCGGCATCCGTGTGATCGGGACGGTGTCCAGCGAGGAGAAGGCCGAACTCGCCCTGGCACACGGATGCGAGCACGTCATCCGCTACCGGCACGAGGACGTGGCCGAGCGGGTGCGGGAGCTGACAGGCGGGGCGGGGGTCCCGGTGGTGTTCGACAGCATCGGCAAGGACACCTTCGCGGGCTCGCTGGCCTCCCTGGCCCGCCGCGGACTGCTGGTCTGCTTCGGCACCGCGTCGGGCCCGGTGCCGCCGATCGACGCGATGCGACTCGCCCTGGCGGGGTCGGTGTTCGTCACCAGGCCCGCGCTGGCCGACTACATCGCCGACCCGGCCGAGCGTGCCGCGCTCGCGGGCGAGCTGTTCGAGCACGTCGTCGCCGGCCGCATCAGGATCGAGATCAATCAGCGCTATGACCTCAAGGACGCGGAGCAGGCCCATCGCGACCTGGAGTCCGGGCGGACCACGGGGTCGTCCGTCTTCGTCCTCTGA
- a CDS encoding 3-keto-5-aminohexanoate cleavage protein produces MHFHDDSLFPENQEKLVIQAAPYGPEWLPGDAEDLPLTMDEHVQAAVDCHNAGATVLHIHVRELDGKGSKRMSMFNELLGRLREAVPDMVLQIGGSISFAPEGEGGDAKWLAYDTRHLLAELTPAPDQVTIAINTSQMNIVEIMNDDDLAGTSMAKPDYYRAYRDMVVEAGPDFYLEHLKRLRASGIQPHFQLAHLAQLETVERLIRAGVHTGPLVLNYVAIGGGFAGRHPADLVEFIRRVPDGAVLTVESSMRAVAPMNAVAIALGQHVRVGNEDNLWRAKGEPMSSVAQVEQMVQISEALGRDIATGTDAKRIYRIGEYYADTDETLARLGMVPNRRPGQRGFMLRDA; encoded by the coding sequence GTGCACTTCCACGACGACTCTCTCTTCCCGGAGAACCAGGAGAAGTTGGTCATCCAGGCCGCGCCGTACGGGCCGGAGTGGCTGCCCGGCGACGCGGAGGACCTGCCGCTGACCATGGACGAGCACGTCCAGGCGGCCGTCGACTGCCACAACGCCGGCGCGACCGTGCTGCACATCCACGTCCGTGAGCTCGACGGCAAGGGCTCCAAGCGGATGTCCATGTTCAACGAGCTGCTCGGCCGGCTGCGCGAGGCCGTGCCGGACATGGTGCTGCAGATCGGCGGTTCGATCTCCTTCGCCCCCGAGGGCGAGGGCGGCGACGCCAAGTGGCTCGCGTACGACACCCGTCACCTGCTCGCCGAACTCACTCCGGCGCCCGACCAGGTGACCATCGCGATCAACACCAGCCAGATGAACATCGTCGAAATCATGAACGACGACGACCTGGCGGGCACCTCGATGGCGAAGCCCGACTACTACCGCGCCTACCGCGACATGGTCGTCGAGGCCGGTCCGGACTTCTACCTGGAGCACCTCAAGAGGCTGCGCGCGAGCGGCATCCAGCCGCACTTCCAGCTCGCGCACCTGGCGCAGCTGGAGACCGTCGAGCGGCTGATCCGCGCGGGCGTCCACACCGGCCCGCTGGTCCTCAACTACGTCGCCATAGGTGGCGGTTTCGCCGGTCGGCACCCGGCGGACCTGGTCGAGTTCATCCGTCGTGTACCGGACGGCGCCGTCCTCACGGTCGAGAGTTCCATGCGCGCCGTGGCCCCGATGAACGCGGTGGCCATCGCCCTCGGCCAGCACGTGCGCGTCGGCAACGAGGACAACCTGTGGCGTGCCAAGGGCGAGCCGATGTCCTCCGTGGCGCAGGTCGAGCAGATGGTGCAGATCTCCGAGGCGCTCGGCCGGGACATCGCCACCGGCACGGACGCGAAGCGGATCTACCGGATCGGCGAGTACTACGCCGACACCGACGAGACGCTGGCCCGCCTCGGCATGGTGCCCAACCGCCGTCCGGGACAGCGCGGCTTCATGCTGCGCGACGCCTGA
- a CDS encoding AraC family transcriptional regulator, which yields MRPLVRTAALNGYVELSRSLGLDPRALMKSVGLDTADLAVQDRWISGTAVVRLLELSAAASAREDFGLLLAELRRFSNLGPISLLVREEPDVRSALALLIRHQHTYNEVLHARLSEGNGVATLKVDVRLGEPQPARQGTELAVAAFHRVLCGFLGPHWRPSAVRFAHPAPRDTASHRRAFGPVVEFDRGFNGIEFYADDLDAANAMADAQLRSYTRQYFEPVAALREATEADRVRDLIEALLPTGRCSIEQVARSLGVDRRTVHRHLARSGQTFSSLLQSTRSALAEQFVPNPSRSLTEVSTLLGFSSLSAFSRWFHEHYGVGPREWRRSGGGGAATPGES from the coding sequence ATGAGACCCCTTGTCCGTACCGCCGCGCTGAACGGTTACGTCGAACTGAGCCGTTCCCTGGGTCTCGACCCGCGCGCGCTGATGAAGAGCGTCGGGCTCGACACCGCCGACCTCGCCGTCCAGGACCGGTGGATCTCGGGTACGGCCGTGGTCCGGCTGCTGGAGCTGTCCGCGGCCGCCTCCGCGCGCGAGGACTTCGGGCTGCTCCTGGCGGAGCTGCGGCGCTTCTCCAATCTCGGCCCGATCAGCCTCCTGGTGCGCGAGGAGCCCGACGTGCGCAGCGCCCTGGCCCTGCTCATCCGCCACCAGCACACCTACAACGAGGTCCTGCACGCCCGGCTCTCCGAGGGCAACGGCGTCGCGACGCTCAAGGTCGACGTGCGGCTCGGCGAGCCGCAGCCGGCCCGGCAGGGCACGGAGCTCGCGGTGGCCGCGTTCCACCGGGTGCTGTGCGGCTTCCTCGGGCCGCACTGGCGGCCGTCGGCGGTCCGCTTCGCACACCCGGCGCCGCGCGACACCGCGAGCCACCGCCGCGCGTTCGGGCCCGTGGTCGAGTTCGACCGCGGCTTCAACGGCATCGAGTTCTACGCCGACGACCTGGACGCGGCCAACGCGATGGCCGACGCGCAGCTGCGCAGCTACACCCGGCAGTACTTCGAGCCCGTCGCGGCGCTGCGGGAAGCGACCGAGGCGGACCGGGTGCGCGACCTCATCGAGGCGCTGCTGCCGACCGGGCGCTGCTCCATCGAGCAGGTCGCACGCAGCCTCGGCGTCGACCGGCGCACCGTCCACCGGCATCTCGCACGCTCCGGGCAGACGTTCTCCTCGCTGCTGCAGTCCACCCGCTCGGCGCTCGCGGAGCAGTTCGTGCCCAACCCGAGCAGGTCGCTGACCGAGGTGTCCACGCTGCTTGGGTTCTCGTCGCTGAGCGCGTTCTCCCGCTGGTTCCACGAGCACTACGGCGTAGGACCGCGGGAGTGGCGCCGGAGCGGGGGCGGCGGAGCGGCGACGCCCGGCGAGAGCTGA
- a CDS encoding uridine kinase family protein: MTGVLAVAGGTASGKSTLAEALSLRWPETVALVHLDDYYVPAHDPLRGVWTVSADGHAVLDWNHPGSIDETAAAHAIDAALRRPGVLLVVVEGLFALSLPSVVRRAAWRVYVETPDDIRLARKILRKIEAQRQDPRLSLRNYLQTGRDRHAAHVAPSRAAADLVVDGTASEAEMLAAVMPLIGPALTPLPAAPSQARQVCGVPDTPGAPALAM, encoded by the coding sequence ATGACGGGTGTACTGGCGGTTGCAGGCGGCACCGCATCCGGCAAGTCCACCCTTGCCGAGGCCCTGTCGCTGCGGTGGCCCGAGACCGTGGCGCTGGTCCACCTGGACGACTACTACGTGCCCGCCCACGACCCCCTGAGGGGTGTGTGGACGGTCAGCGCCGACGGGCACGCCGTCCTCGACTGGAACCATCCGGGATCGATCGACGAGACAGCGGCGGCACACGCCATCGACGCGGCGCTGCGGCGCCCCGGCGTGCTGCTGGTGGTGGTCGAGGGCCTGTTCGCGCTGTCACTGCCGTCCGTGGTGAGGCGGGCGGCGTGGCGGGTGTACGTCGAGACCCCCGACGACATACGACTGGCCCGCAAGATCCTCCGGAAGATCGAGGCGCAGCGCCAGGACCCCCGGCTGTCCCTGCGCAACTATCTGCAGACCGGCAGGGACCGCCACGCAGCCCATGTCGCGCCCTCCCGGGCAGCGGCCGATCTGGTCGTGGACGGGACCGCGAGCGAGGCGGAGATGCTGGCCGCGGTCATGCCGCTGATCGGGCCGGCCCTCACCCCACTGCCCGCGGCACCCTCGCAGGCGCGACAGGTATGCGGTGTGCCCGACACCCCCGGAGCCCCGGCGCTCGCGATGTGA